A genomic window from Salvia splendens isolate huo1 chromosome 11, SspV2, whole genome shotgun sequence includes:
- the LOC121755530 gene encoding filament-like plant protein 4 isoform X2, producing MDKRSWPWKKKSSDKLAAEKANVTGSDSFATDSDGKLDNNNKQPKYVQMSIESYTHLTGLENRVKSYEDQVHNLEDEVKELNEKLSEAHLEMINKENLVKQHAKVAEEAVSGWEKADAEAAALKNNVESVTLLKLTAEDRASHLDSALKEHMRQIRNLKEDHELKLQEVILSKNKIFDKMKHELENRIAKFEQQLLRSAADNAALSRTLQERSNMLFQISEDKSQAQAEIERLRSNIKSCEKEVNSLKYEVHIAKKEVEIRNEEKNMSMRSADVANKQHLEGVKKIAKLEAECQRLRGLVRKKLPGPAALAQMKLEVENMGRDYGESLVRRSTARSPTANLSQLPDFTLDNLLKCQKENELLAERLLSMDEETKMLKEALTKRNGELQSCRSIYAQTASKLQSLESHLEVNGERRSPVTHGSVPVEGFSSHKASNPPSFASVSEYGNDDNVSYAGSCATLSMSDLSSIQKDQNTDTPRKSENTKSLDLMDDFLEMEKLAYQSHGSHEMVSSRDVSCNTGSTCPEQAKLVSSLEVHASRDSPSKDGLASEYQVDSAVAEPQLQADQPFFVKLKAELSRVIESMSDGSDMEKVIVDVRHIMQDMFDTSKHQLQNAVEAVPDFGKESTADGAQITSTNGTTLSGNVNSIDNVQFNQELKIAISDIHSFIMILGKEAKVVPGVSPDGEGLSESLNKFSARYTESVERGINLFDFVLDISYVLRESSKLHFNVLGIKSSEVETSSSDCIDKIALPENKGVVDLSGEMYRNGCSHFSDSVSDPDTPSAGNLVPTSESATPRKCSPKEFDELKMDKDNLAVELARCMEKYESTKIQLLETEQLLADAKSQLTSVQKGNSLAETQLKCMTESYKSLETRAEGLQTEVKLLEGKIGNLDLELQEERRSHQNALNRCNDLLDQLQRIETHAVAGNDEKSSQEKDLAAASEKLAECQETIYLLGKQLKGLHPQSDSLRIEEEPITNDMVFPGHNAYNTHLFYLNRAGSESPSDIFEAEFSPSDSEANNPQRSPAGPNHQKHRPTKSSSSSASSTPTPEKHTRGFSRFFSSKGKNGY from the exons ATGGATAAAAGGAGTTGGCCCTGGAAGAAAAAATCATCTGATAAGCTAGCAGCTGAGAAAGCAAATGTTACAGGATCAGACTCTTTTGCCACTGATTCAGAT GGAAAGCTGGATAATAACAATAAACAGCCCAAGTATGTTCAAATGTCAATCGAATCGTATACGCATCTCACTGGACTTGAGAATCGTGTGAAGTCCTATGAAGATCAAGTGCATAACTTAGAGGATGAAGTAAAAGAACTCAATGAAAAGCTATCTGAAGCGCATTTAGAAATGATTAATAAAGAAAACCTGGTGAAACAGCATGCTAAAGTTGCTGAAGAAGCTGTCTCAG GATGGGAAAAAGCTGATGCAGAAGCTGCGGCATTGAAAAATAATGTGGAGTCTGTCACACTACTAAAGCTTACTGCTGAAGATCGGGCATCCCATTTGGATTCTGCTCTCAAGGAACACATGAGGCAGATACGAAATTTGAAGGAAGACCATGAGTTAAAGTTACAGGAAGTTATTCTTAGCAAGAATAAAATCTTTGACAAGATGAAGCATGAGCTTGAAAATAGAATCGCAAAGTTTGAACAGCAATTACTGAGGTCTGCTGCTGACAATGCTGCACTATCAAGAACTTTGCAGGAACGCTCCAACATGCTGTTCCAGATCAGTGAGGATAAATCACAAGCTCAAGCTGAGATAGAACGTTTGAGGAGCAACATCAAGTCCTGTGAAAAAGAAGTGAACTCATTAAAATATGAGGTTCACATTGCTAAGAAAGAAGTGGAAATCCGCAATGAGGAAAAGAACATGAGTATGCGGTCAGCAGACGTGGCAAATAAGCAGCATCTTGAGGGAGTAAAGAAAATTGCCAAGCTTGAAGCTGAGTGTCAAAGGTTACGGGGGCTTGTTCGCAAGAAACTGCCTGGTCCAGCTGCACTGGCACAAATGAAACTTGAAGTTGAAAATATGGGTCGCGACTATGGAGAATCCCTTGTACGAAGGTCCACAGCTAGGTCTCCAACGGCAAACTTGTCACAGCTGCCTGACTTTACACTTGACAATTTGCTGAAGTGCCAGAAAGAAAACGAGCTACTGGCAGAACGTCTACTGTCAATGGATGAAGAAACAAAGATGTTGAAAGAAGCATTAACAAAGCGTAATGGTGAATTGCAAAGTTGTAGAAGTATATATGCACAGACAGCTAGCAAGCTTCAAAGTTTAGAATCACATTTAGAAGTTAATGGTGAAAGGAGAAGTCCTGTAACTCATGGTTCAGTACCTGTTGAAGGATTCTCCAGTCACAAGGCTAGCAATCCACCAAGTTTCgcctcagtttccgaatacggAAATGATGATAATGTAAGTTATGCTGGTTCGTGTGCTACATTATCTATGTCTGATCTCTCCAGCATCCAGAAGGACCAGAACACTGACACCCCTCGGAAATCTGAAAACACCAAAAGCCTCGACCTCATGGATGACTTTCTGGAGATGGAGAAATTAGCATACCAATCCCATGGATCACATGAAATGGTTTCAAGTCGAGATGTTTCTTGTAATACAGGCAGTACATGTCCCGAACAAGCAAAACTTGTAAGTTCACTTGAAGTCCACGCAAGCAGAGACTCTCCATCTAAAGACGGACTTGCATCTGAGTATCAAGTAGATTCAGCTGTTGCAGAGCCTCAACTGCAAGCTGATCAACCTTTCTTTGTGAAGCTCAAAGCCGAATTATCCAGAGTAATTGAGTCAATGTCTGATGGGAGTGATATGGAAAAGGTTATAGTTGATGTTAGACACATTATGCAGGATATGTTTGATACTTCAAAGCACCAGTTACAGAATGCTGTTGAAGCAGTTCCTGATTTTGGTAAAGAAAGTACTGCTGATGGTGCCCAGATAACATCCACAAATGGTACAACATTGTCTGGGAATGTTAACAGTATTGACAATGTGCAATTCAATCAAGAACTCAAAATAGCCATCTCGGACATTCACAGTTTTATTATGATTCTTGGTAAAGAGGCCAAGGTTGTCCCAGGTGTATCCCCTGATGGAGAGGGGCTATCTGAAAGTCTCAACAAGTTTTCCGCCAGATACACTGAATCTGTGGAGAGAGGGATTAATCtttttgattttgttcttgACATATCTTATGTGTTGAGAGAATCAAGCAAGTTGCACTTCAATGTACTGGGGATTAAGAGTTCTGAAGTTGAAACCAGTAGTTCTGATTGTATAGACAAGATTGCACTACCAGAGAATAAGGGTGTGGTGGACTTATCAGGGGAGATGTATCGGAATGGTTGCTCCCACTTTTCTGATTCTGTCTCTGACCCTGATACTCCAAGTGCGGGAAATCTTGTTCCAACCTCTGAATCAGCCACACCACGGAAATGCTCACCGAAGGAGTTTGACGAattgaaaatggataaggataATTTGGCAGTGGAACTTGCTAGATGCATGGAAAAGTATGAAAGCACGAAGATTCAATTGCTGGAAACAGAACAGCTGCTTGCTGATGCCAAGTCGCAATTAACTTCAGTACAAAAAGGCAACAGCTTGGCAGAGACACAACTCAAATGCATGACAGAATCCTACAAATCACTCGAAACAAGGGCAGAGGGATTACAAACCGAAGTTAAACTTCTTGAAGGGAAAATAGGAAATTTGGACCTCGAGCTGCAAGAGGAAAGAAGAAGTCATCAAAATGCACTGAACAGATGCAATGATCTCTTAGACCAGCTCCAAAG GATTGAAACTCATGCAGTAGCTGGTAATGATGAAAAGTCTAGCCAG GAAAAAGACTTGGCTGCAGCATCTGAAAAGCTGGCGGAGTGTCAAGAAACCATATATCTTCTTGGTAAGCAGTTGAAAGGTTTGCATCCTCAGTCAGATTCTCTCAGGATCGAGGAAGAACCAATAACAAATGACATGGTGTTCCCAGGCCATAATGCATATAACACACACTTGTTCTATCTGAACAGAGCAGGCTCAGAATCCCCCTCGGATATCTTTGAGGCCGAGTTCAGTCCATCTGACTCCGAAGCAAACAACCCACAGAGATCCCCAGCAGGACCAAACCATCAGAAACACCGCCCTACAAAGTCGAGCTCCTCCTCGGCTTCTTCTACACCTACACCGGAGAAACATACTCGTGGCTTCAGCAGATTCTTTTCCTCGAAAGGAAAGAACGGCTACTGA
- the LOC121755530 gene encoding filament-like plant protein 4 isoform X3, with protein MDKRSWPWKKKSSDKLAAEKANVTGSDSFATDSDGKLDNNNKQPKYVQMSIESYTHLTGLENRVKSYEDQVHNLEDEVKELNEKLSEAHLEMINKENLVKQHAKVAEEAVSGWEKADAEAAALKNNVESVTLLKLTAEDRASHLDSALKEHMRQIRNLKEDHELKLQEVILSKNKIFDKMKHELENRIAKFEQQLLRSAADNAALSRTLQERSNMLFQISEDKSQAQAEIERLRSNIKSCEKEVNSLKYEVHIAKKEVEIRNEEKNMSMRSADVANKQHLEGVKKIAKLEAECQRLRGLVRKKLPGPAALAQMKLEVENMGRDYGESLVRRSTARSPTANLSQLPDFTLDNLLKCQKENELLAERLLSMDEETKMLKEALTKRNGELQSCRSIYAQTASKLQSLESHLEVNGERRSPVTHGSVPVEGFSSHKASNPPSFASVSEYGNDDNVSYAGSCATLSMSDLSSIQKDQNTDTPRKSENTKSLDLMDDFLEMEKLAYQSHGSHEMVSSRDVSCNTGSTCPEQAKLVSSLEVHASRDSPSKDGLASEYQVDSAVAEPQLQADQPFFVKLKAELSRVIESMSDGSDMEKVIVDVRHIMQDMFDTSKHQLQNAVEAVPDFGKESTADGAQITSTNGTTLSGNVNSIDNVQFNQELKIAISDIHSFIMILGKEAKVVPGVSPDGEGLSESLNKFSARYTESVERGINLFDFVLDISYVLRESSKLHFNVLGIKSSEVETSSSDCIDKIALPENKGVVDLSGEMYRNGCSHFSDSVSDPDTPSAGNLVPTSESATPRKCSPKEFDELKMDKDNLAVELARCMEKYESTKIQLLETEQLLADAKSQLTSVQKGNSLAETQLKCMTESYKSLETRAEGLQTEVKLLEGKIGNLDLELQEERRSHQNALNRCNDLLDQLQRIVLLFVRIETHAVAGNDEKSSQEKDLAAASEKLAECQETIYLLGHNAYNTHLFYLNRAGSESPSDIFEAEFSPSDSEANNPQRSPAGPNHQKHRPTKSSSSSASSTPTPEKHTRGFSRFFSSKGKNGY; from the exons ATGGATAAAAGGAGTTGGCCCTGGAAGAAAAAATCATCTGATAAGCTAGCAGCTGAGAAAGCAAATGTTACAGGATCAGACTCTTTTGCCACTGATTCAGAT GGAAAGCTGGATAATAACAATAAACAGCCCAAGTATGTTCAAATGTCAATCGAATCGTATACGCATCTCACTGGACTTGAGAATCGTGTGAAGTCCTATGAAGATCAAGTGCATAACTTAGAGGATGAAGTAAAAGAACTCAATGAAAAGCTATCTGAAGCGCATTTAGAAATGATTAATAAAGAAAACCTGGTGAAACAGCATGCTAAAGTTGCTGAAGAAGCTGTCTCAG GATGGGAAAAAGCTGATGCAGAAGCTGCGGCATTGAAAAATAATGTGGAGTCTGTCACACTACTAAAGCTTACTGCTGAAGATCGGGCATCCCATTTGGATTCTGCTCTCAAGGAACACATGAGGCAGATACGAAATTTGAAGGAAGACCATGAGTTAAAGTTACAGGAAGTTATTCTTAGCAAGAATAAAATCTTTGACAAGATGAAGCATGAGCTTGAAAATAGAATCGCAAAGTTTGAACAGCAATTACTGAGGTCTGCTGCTGACAATGCTGCACTATCAAGAACTTTGCAGGAACGCTCCAACATGCTGTTCCAGATCAGTGAGGATAAATCACAAGCTCAAGCTGAGATAGAACGTTTGAGGAGCAACATCAAGTCCTGTGAAAAAGAAGTGAACTCATTAAAATATGAGGTTCACATTGCTAAGAAAGAAGTGGAAATCCGCAATGAGGAAAAGAACATGAGTATGCGGTCAGCAGACGTGGCAAATAAGCAGCATCTTGAGGGAGTAAAGAAAATTGCCAAGCTTGAAGCTGAGTGTCAAAGGTTACGGGGGCTTGTTCGCAAGAAACTGCCTGGTCCAGCTGCACTGGCACAAATGAAACTTGAAGTTGAAAATATGGGTCGCGACTATGGAGAATCCCTTGTACGAAGGTCCACAGCTAGGTCTCCAACGGCAAACTTGTCACAGCTGCCTGACTTTACACTTGACAATTTGCTGAAGTGCCAGAAAGAAAACGAGCTACTGGCAGAACGTCTACTGTCAATGGATGAAGAAACAAAGATGTTGAAAGAAGCATTAACAAAGCGTAATGGTGAATTGCAAAGTTGTAGAAGTATATATGCACAGACAGCTAGCAAGCTTCAAAGTTTAGAATCACATTTAGAAGTTAATGGTGAAAGGAGAAGTCCTGTAACTCATGGTTCAGTACCTGTTGAAGGATTCTCCAGTCACAAGGCTAGCAATCCACCAAGTTTCgcctcagtttccgaatacggAAATGATGATAATGTAAGTTATGCTGGTTCGTGTGCTACATTATCTATGTCTGATCTCTCCAGCATCCAGAAGGACCAGAACACTGACACCCCTCGGAAATCTGAAAACACCAAAAGCCTCGACCTCATGGATGACTTTCTGGAGATGGAGAAATTAGCATACCAATCCCATGGATCACATGAAATGGTTTCAAGTCGAGATGTTTCTTGTAATACAGGCAGTACATGTCCCGAACAAGCAAAACTTGTAAGTTCACTTGAAGTCCACGCAAGCAGAGACTCTCCATCTAAAGACGGACTTGCATCTGAGTATCAAGTAGATTCAGCTGTTGCAGAGCCTCAACTGCAAGCTGATCAACCTTTCTTTGTGAAGCTCAAAGCCGAATTATCCAGAGTAATTGAGTCAATGTCTGATGGGAGTGATATGGAAAAGGTTATAGTTGATGTTAGACACATTATGCAGGATATGTTTGATACTTCAAAGCACCAGTTACAGAATGCTGTTGAAGCAGTTCCTGATTTTGGTAAAGAAAGTACTGCTGATGGTGCCCAGATAACATCCACAAATGGTACAACATTGTCTGGGAATGTTAACAGTATTGACAATGTGCAATTCAATCAAGAACTCAAAATAGCCATCTCGGACATTCACAGTTTTATTATGATTCTTGGTAAAGAGGCCAAGGTTGTCCCAGGTGTATCCCCTGATGGAGAGGGGCTATCTGAAAGTCTCAACAAGTTTTCCGCCAGATACACTGAATCTGTGGAGAGAGGGATTAATCtttttgattttgttcttgACATATCTTATGTGTTGAGAGAATCAAGCAAGTTGCACTTCAATGTACTGGGGATTAAGAGTTCTGAAGTTGAAACCAGTAGTTCTGATTGTATAGACAAGATTGCACTACCAGAGAATAAGGGTGTGGTGGACTTATCAGGGGAGATGTATCGGAATGGTTGCTCCCACTTTTCTGATTCTGTCTCTGACCCTGATACTCCAAGTGCGGGAAATCTTGTTCCAACCTCTGAATCAGCCACACCACGGAAATGCTCACCGAAGGAGTTTGACGAattgaaaatggataaggataATTTGGCAGTGGAACTTGCTAGATGCATGGAAAAGTATGAAAGCACGAAGATTCAATTGCTGGAAACAGAACAGCTGCTTGCTGATGCCAAGTCGCAATTAACTTCAGTACAAAAAGGCAACAGCTTGGCAGAGACACAACTCAAATGCATGACAGAATCCTACAAATCACTCGAAACAAGGGCAGAGGGATTACAAACCGAAGTTAAACTTCTTGAAGGGAAAATAGGAAATTTGGACCTCGAGCTGCAAGAGGAAAGAAGAAGTCATCAAAATGCACTGAACAGATGCAATGATCTCTTAGACCAGCTCCAAAG GATTGTCTTATTATTTGTCAGGATTGAAACTCATGCAGTAGCTGGTAATGATGAAAAGTCTAGCCAG GAAAAAGACTTGGCTGCAGCATCTGAAAAGCTGGCGGAGTGTCAAGAAACCATATATCTTCTTG GCCATAATGCATATAACACACACTTGTTCTATCTGAACAGAGCAGGCTCAGAATCCCCCTCGGATATCTTTGAGGCCGAGTTCAGTCCATCTGACTCCGAAGCAAACAACCCACAGAGATCCCCAGCAGGACCAAACCATCAGAAACACCGCCCTACAAAGTCGAGCTCCTCCTCGGCTTCTTCTACACCTACACCGGAGAAACATACTCGTGGCTTCAGCAGATTCTTTTCCTCGAAAGGAAAGAACGGCTACTGA
- the LOC121755530 gene encoding filament-like plant protein 4 isoform X1: MDKRSWPWKKKSSDKLAAEKANVTGSDSFATDSDGKLDNNNKQPKYVQMSIESYTHLTGLENRVKSYEDQVHNLEDEVKELNEKLSEAHLEMINKENLVKQHAKVAEEAVSGWEKADAEAAALKNNVESVTLLKLTAEDRASHLDSALKEHMRQIRNLKEDHELKLQEVILSKNKIFDKMKHELENRIAKFEQQLLRSAADNAALSRTLQERSNMLFQISEDKSQAQAEIERLRSNIKSCEKEVNSLKYEVHIAKKEVEIRNEEKNMSMRSADVANKQHLEGVKKIAKLEAECQRLRGLVRKKLPGPAALAQMKLEVENMGRDYGESLVRRSTARSPTANLSQLPDFTLDNLLKCQKENELLAERLLSMDEETKMLKEALTKRNGELQSCRSIYAQTASKLQSLESHLEVNGERRSPVTHGSVPVEGFSSHKASNPPSFASVSEYGNDDNVSYAGSCATLSMSDLSSIQKDQNTDTPRKSENTKSLDLMDDFLEMEKLAYQSHGSHEMVSSRDVSCNTGSTCPEQAKLVSSLEVHASRDSPSKDGLASEYQVDSAVAEPQLQADQPFFVKLKAELSRVIESMSDGSDMEKVIVDVRHIMQDMFDTSKHQLQNAVEAVPDFGKESTADGAQITSTNGTTLSGNVNSIDNVQFNQELKIAISDIHSFIMILGKEAKVVPGVSPDGEGLSESLNKFSARYTESVERGINLFDFVLDISYVLRESSKLHFNVLGIKSSEVETSSSDCIDKIALPENKGVVDLSGEMYRNGCSHFSDSVSDPDTPSAGNLVPTSESATPRKCSPKEFDELKMDKDNLAVELARCMEKYESTKIQLLETEQLLADAKSQLTSVQKGNSLAETQLKCMTESYKSLETRAEGLQTEVKLLEGKIGNLDLELQEERRSHQNALNRCNDLLDQLQRIVLLFVRIETHAVAGNDEKSSQEKDLAAASEKLAECQETIYLLGKQLKGLHPQSDSLRIEEEPITNDMVFPGHNAYNTHLFYLNRAGSESPSDIFEAEFSPSDSEANNPQRSPAGPNHQKHRPTKSSSSSASSTPTPEKHTRGFSRFFSSKGKNGY; encoded by the exons ATGGATAAAAGGAGTTGGCCCTGGAAGAAAAAATCATCTGATAAGCTAGCAGCTGAGAAAGCAAATGTTACAGGATCAGACTCTTTTGCCACTGATTCAGAT GGAAAGCTGGATAATAACAATAAACAGCCCAAGTATGTTCAAATGTCAATCGAATCGTATACGCATCTCACTGGACTTGAGAATCGTGTGAAGTCCTATGAAGATCAAGTGCATAACTTAGAGGATGAAGTAAAAGAACTCAATGAAAAGCTATCTGAAGCGCATTTAGAAATGATTAATAAAGAAAACCTGGTGAAACAGCATGCTAAAGTTGCTGAAGAAGCTGTCTCAG GATGGGAAAAAGCTGATGCAGAAGCTGCGGCATTGAAAAATAATGTGGAGTCTGTCACACTACTAAAGCTTACTGCTGAAGATCGGGCATCCCATTTGGATTCTGCTCTCAAGGAACACATGAGGCAGATACGAAATTTGAAGGAAGACCATGAGTTAAAGTTACAGGAAGTTATTCTTAGCAAGAATAAAATCTTTGACAAGATGAAGCATGAGCTTGAAAATAGAATCGCAAAGTTTGAACAGCAATTACTGAGGTCTGCTGCTGACAATGCTGCACTATCAAGAACTTTGCAGGAACGCTCCAACATGCTGTTCCAGATCAGTGAGGATAAATCACAAGCTCAAGCTGAGATAGAACGTTTGAGGAGCAACATCAAGTCCTGTGAAAAAGAAGTGAACTCATTAAAATATGAGGTTCACATTGCTAAGAAAGAAGTGGAAATCCGCAATGAGGAAAAGAACATGAGTATGCGGTCAGCAGACGTGGCAAATAAGCAGCATCTTGAGGGAGTAAAGAAAATTGCCAAGCTTGAAGCTGAGTGTCAAAGGTTACGGGGGCTTGTTCGCAAGAAACTGCCTGGTCCAGCTGCACTGGCACAAATGAAACTTGAAGTTGAAAATATGGGTCGCGACTATGGAGAATCCCTTGTACGAAGGTCCACAGCTAGGTCTCCAACGGCAAACTTGTCACAGCTGCCTGACTTTACACTTGACAATTTGCTGAAGTGCCAGAAAGAAAACGAGCTACTGGCAGAACGTCTACTGTCAATGGATGAAGAAACAAAGATGTTGAAAGAAGCATTAACAAAGCGTAATGGTGAATTGCAAAGTTGTAGAAGTATATATGCACAGACAGCTAGCAAGCTTCAAAGTTTAGAATCACATTTAGAAGTTAATGGTGAAAGGAGAAGTCCTGTAACTCATGGTTCAGTACCTGTTGAAGGATTCTCCAGTCACAAGGCTAGCAATCCACCAAGTTTCgcctcagtttccgaatacggAAATGATGATAATGTAAGTTATGCTGGTTCGTGTGCTACATTATCTATGTCTGATCTCTCCAGCATCCAGAAGGACCAGAACACTGACACCCCTCGGAAATCTGAAAACACCAAAAGCCTCGACCTCATGGATGACTTTCTGGAGATGGAGAAATTAGCATACCAATCCCATGGATCACATGAAATGGTTTCAAGTCGAGATGTTTCTTGTAATACAGGCAGTACATGTCCCGAACAAGCAAAACTTGTAAGTTCACTTGAAGTCCACGCAAGCAGAGACTCTCCATCTAAAGACGGACTTGCATCTGAGTATCAAGTAGATTCAGCTGTTGCAGAGCCTCAACTGCAAGCTGATCAACCTTTCTTTGTGAAGCTCAAAGCCGAATTATCCAGAGTAATTGAGTCAATGTCTGATGGGAGTGATATGGAAAAGGTTATAGTTGATGTTAGACACATTATGCAGGATATGTTTGATACTTCAAAGCACCAGTTACAGAATGCTGTTGAAGCAGTTCCTGATTTTGGTAAAGAAAGTACTGCTGATGGTGCCCAGATAACATCCACAAATGGTACAACATTGTCTGGGAATGTTAACAGTATTGACAATGTGCAATTCAATCAAGAACTCAAAATAGCCATCTCGGACATTCACAGTTTTATTATGATTCTTGGTAAAGAGGCCAAGGTTGTCCCAGGTGTATCCCCTGATGGAGAGGGGCTATCTGAAAGTCTCAACAAGTTTTCCGCCAGATACACTGAATCTGTGGAGAGAGGGATTAATCtttttgattttgttcttgACATATCTTATGTGTTGAGAGAATCAAGCAAGTTGCACTTCAATGTACTGGGGATTAAGAGTTCTGAAGTTGAAACCAGTAGTTCTGATTGTATAGACAAGATTGCACTACCAGAGAATAAGGGTGTGGTGGACTTATCAGGGGAGATGTATCGGAATGGTTGCTCCCACTTTTCTGATTCTGTCTCTGACCCTGATACTCCAAGTGCGGGAAATCTTGTTCCAACCTCTGAATCAGCCACACCACGGAAATGCTCACCGAAGGAGTTTGACGAattgaaaatggataaggataATTTGGCAGTGGAACTTGCTAGATGCATGGAAAAGTATGAAAGCACGAAGATTCAATTGCTGGAAACAGAACAGCTGCTTGCTGATGCCAAGTCGCAATTAACTTCAGTACAAAAAGGCAACAGCTTGGCAGAGACACAACTCAAATGCATGACAGAATCCTACAAATCACTCGAAACAAGGGCAGAGGGATTACAAACCGAAGTTAAACTTCTTGAAGGGAAAATAGGAAATTTGGACCTCGAGCTGCAAGAGGAAAGAAGAAGTCATCAAAATGCACTGAACAGATGCAATGATCTCTTAGACCAGCTCCAAAG GATTGTCTTATTATTTGTCAGGATTGAAACTCATGCAGTAGCTGGTAATGATGAAAAGTCTAGCCAG GAAAAAGACTTGGCTGCAGCATCTGAAAAGCTGGCGGAGTGTCAAGAAACCATATATCTTCTTGGTAAGCAGTTGAAAGGTTTGCATCCTCAGTCAGATTCTCTCAGGATCGAGGAAGAACCAATAACAAATGACATGGTGTTCCCAGGCCATAATGCATATAACACACACTTGTTCTATCTGAACAGAGCAGGCTCAGAATCCCCCTCGGATATCTTTGAGGCCGAGTTCAGTCCATCTGACTCCGAAGCAAACAACCCACAGAGATCCCCAGCAGGACCAAACCATCAGAAACACCGCCCTACAAAGTCGAGCTCCTCCTCGGCTTCTTCTACACCTACACCGGAGAAACATACTCGTGGCTTCAGCAGATTCTTTTCCTCGAAAGGAAAGAACGGCTACTGA